Proteins co-encoded in one Hyla sarda isolate aHylSar1 chromosome 4, aHylSar1.hap1, whole genome shotgun sequence genomic window:
- the SNRPG gene encoding small nuclear ribonucleoprotein G produces the protein MSKAHPPELKKFMDKKLSLKLNGGRHVQGILRGFDPFMNLVLDECTEVSGTGNQNTIGMVVIRGNSIIMLEALERV, from the exons ATGAGTAAGGCGCACCCGCCCGAGCTGAAGAA GTTCATGGACAAGAAGCTGTCGT TGAAACTCAATGGCGGCAGACACGTACAAGGAATTCTGAGAGGGTTTGACCCATTCATGAACCTGGTATTAGACGAGTGCACAGAGGTGTCTGGAACTGGGAATCAAAACACAATTGGCATGGTG GTTATAAGAGGGAACAGCATCATTATGTTGGAAGCTTTGGAGCGAGTATAG